DNA from Variovorax sp. V213:
TGCTTTCGATCAGCGGGCGCGCTGCCTCGATAGCCTGGGCAATGGCGTCGCGCAGGCGCACCGGCTTGTTTTCGAGGTGAATCTTGCCGCTCGTGATGCGGCCCACGTCGAGGAGGTCGTCGACCAGCCTCGTCATCTGCCTGAGCTGCCGGCCGATGATGTCGCGGGTGTGCGCAACCACCGCTGAATCCGTCTTTTCGCGCTTGAGGAGCTCGAGCGCATTCGAGATCGGCGCCAGCGGATTGCGCAGTTCATGCCCGAGCATGGCAAGAAAGTTCGTCACGCGGCGCCCCTCGTCCTCGAGCGCAGTGACGCGGCGCCGCTCCGTCAGGTCGCGCGTGACCTTGGCGAACCCGCGGTGCTTGCCGGTGGCGTCGTGCAGCGCGGTGATCACCACGCTGGCCCAGAACCGGCTGCCGTCCTTGCGGATGCGCCAGCCTTCGTCCTCGAACCGCCCGTCCCGAAGCGCGTAGCGCAATTCCTGTTCCGGCCAGCCGCTGGCGGCCAGCTCGGCCGGGTAGAACTTGGAAAAGTGCTGCCCGATGATCTCCGACGCCTCGTAGCCCTTGTTCTTCTGCGCGCCGAGATTCCAGCTCACGACGTGGCCGCCGGGATCGAGCATGAAGATCGCGTAGTCCTTCACCCCTTCGACCAGGAGCCGGAACCGCTCCTCGCTCATTCGCAGCATCTCGTCCTGGCGGCGCCGCTCGCTCAGATCCCGGGTGATCACGGAGTAGCCGCGGATCTCGCCGCCCGGACCGGTCATCGGGGTGACGACGACGCTGGCCCAGAACCGCGTGCCGTCCTTGCGCAGGCGCCAGCCCTCTTCTTCCAGATGGCCTGCCTCACGCGCTATTGCCAGCGCCTGGTCCGGCAGGTTCTGGTCGAGCAGCTCGCTCGGATAGAGCAGCGAGAAGTGGCGCCCGAGCACTTCCGGGGGCTCGTAACCGTTGAGCTTTCTCGCTCCGTCGTTCCAGCTGATGAGGATGCCGCCGGGATCCAGAACGGTGATGGCGTAGTCGGTGACTGTCTCGACCAGCAGCCGGTAGTCGGCGTCGGTCAGAGTGCGTTGGTTGAGTGGTGCACCCCCACCGCCGTGTTCTGCCATTGCTCTTGTCCTTCCAGTGGCCGCGCATCGTCTGCAACTGCATGCGGCTCCCCGCTTCAGCGGCAGATGCCGAACTCCCGAATTCCTTCGCCCGAACATCCCCGAGGCGGCGTAGCCCTGACGCCTGGTACGCCCGGCCGTGAAAGTACCGCCGCCGATTTTGGGCAGCAGCAGGTACCTGCCGCGTAGGACAAGGCCGAGATTGCGAGCGGTGCCGGCCCGACGGGCGCCGCGGCCTCAGGCGCTGTAAGGCTCCGGCCGCGGCCACGAGGCGTCGGCCCTGGGCGCGGCCATCATGAAGCGGTTCTTGCCCTCCTTCTTGGCCGCGTACAGCGCCGTATCGGCGCGCACGAATAAGGAAGCAAAGTCCTCGTCCTCTTCCGACAGCGCGACGCCGATGCTGGTCGTCGCGTACAGGATGCGGCCGGGCAGGTTGAAAGGCGGCCGCATGGCGGCCAGCACCTTGCCCGCGACCACCTGCGCTTCGGCGGCGCCGGCCACCCCTTCGAGGAGGATCACGAATTCGTCGCCGGCATAGCGTGCCGCCATGTCGGTGTCGCGCACGCTGTGCCGGAGCCGGCGGCCGAACTCCTTCAGCACCGCATCGCCCGCCGCATGGCCCAGCGAATCGTTGATGGTCTTGAAATAGTCGATGTCCAGGAACAGCAGGCACACCGGCAGCCCGCTCCGCCGCGACCTGGCCATGGCGTCGCGCACATGCTCTTCGAACGACCGGCGGTTGGGCAGGCCCGTGAGGGCATCTTCGCGCGCAAGAACGTCCAGCTGCAGCTGCTTTTGCTTCAGGTCGCTGACGTCGTTCGCCAGCACGTACAAGCCGACGACCTCCCCCTGCGCATTCTTCTGGGGCAGATAGGTTGTCTGCAGGGTCCGCTCGCCGATCAGCAGCTTGGCCGTCTGCTCGAAAGACACCACCTCGCCCGCGAAGGCGCGCGCCAGCAAAGGCTTGCGCATTTCGTAGTGCGCGTCGCCGATGATCTCCCGGATGGGCCGGTTCATCATCGAAGCCGGCGATATGCCGAGCCAGGTCTCGTATCGGCCGTTGCAGAAGACCACCCGCTCCTCGCGGTCCAGTTCGGTCAGGAGCGCCGGCACGTTGTCGGTCAGGCCCCGCAGGCGACGCTCGCTTTCGGCGCTTCGCATCTCGGCCTGCTTGCGCTCGGTGATGTCGAAGGTCATGCCATAGAAGCCGCGCACGGTGCCGTCGGTGTTGCGGTCGGGGACGTAGTGCGACTGGTACCACCGTTGCCCGATGCCGCGCGCGGGATCGCCCTTTTTCTCGAAGGTGACCGCTTCTCCCGCAAGCACGCGGCGGACATAGGGCTCGACCGCCTTGAAATCCTCGGGGCCGCGCACGTCGGGCAGCAGCTTTCCCACCAGCTCGATGTCGTCGAACAAGGCCCGCAGATGCTCGTTCACGAAGGTGAAGCGCAGCGACGCATCCACGTGCGACACCAGCGCCGGCAGGTTGTCGGTGATGGTGCGCACGCGTGCCTCGCCAGCCGCCCGCTCGCGCTCGGCCACCTTCTGGCGCGTGATGTCGAAGGTCATCACGTAAAAGCCGGCCAGCACGCCGCCGTCGCGAAAGTCAGGCGCGAGATGGCACTCGAAGAAACCTTCCTTGCCATTGCGGTCGTAGGTGCCTTCCACGCGCGTCGGCGTTCCTGCGAGCACCTTGGCAATGTGCGGAACGAGCTGCTGGTAGACCGTATCGGGCAGCGACTCCTGAATGGTCATGCGCCCGATGTCGGCCCGCGTCCTGCCGCGCATGCCGAGCCCCGCCTTGTTGGCGAACAGGCAGCGCTGCTCGCTGTCGAAGTAGGCGACCACCGCCGGCAGGTTGTCGGTCACGTCGCGCAGGAATCTTTCGCTCGACAGCACCCGCTCCTGGGCTGCCTGGCGCTCCTGCATCAGCGAATCGAAGGTGCGCGACAGGTCGCCGACCTCGTCCCTGGGAGGCTCCCCCTTCATGGGCTCATAGACCGCGGCCGCGCGCGAGACCTGCATGTGCTCGCGCAGCCGGGACAAGGGCGCGAGCTGCGACCGCGCGGTCGCGAAGGCGATGGTGCCGGCCGCGAGCGTCAGCAGCAGCACGCCCGCCCATGCGAAGCGCTCGATCTGATCGATCCGGGCAAAGGCTTCGTCGCGCGGATACATCGCTCCCAGCACCCAGTTGGTCTGGTGGATCGGCTTGAAGGCGTAGAGCCCGCGCACGCCCTTGCGGTTCACGGCTTCTATCGTGCCCTCGTGGCCGGCAATGGCGCGCTCCGCGGCCGCATTGCTCCTGCCATCGGCGTTCACGTGCTGGAGCAGCCTGGACTTGTCGGGATGATCGACGACGATGCCATCCGTGTTGGTGATGAACATGTACCCCGTCTTGCCGAATTTCACGTTGGCAAGTTCACCGAGGAAGTTCTGCTCGTTGAGGTTGATCGAGGCGGAGATGACATAGGCCACGTTGCCCTGCCGGTCCAGCACCGGTTCGGTCATGGCGATCTGCGCCAGGCCGTTGAGTCGATTGCGGTAGGGCGCGGAGATCACGCCTGCCTTGGCTGCCATCGTGCGCTGGAAGTACTCGCGGTCCTTGATGTTGACCCGGCCGATCTGGTGCGCGCCGTTCAGGTTTGCGACCA
Protein-coding regions in this window:
- a CDS encoding PAS domain S-box protein, whose translation is MAEHGGGGAPLNQRTLTDADYRLLVETVTDYAITVLDPGGILISWNDGARKLNGYEPPEVLGRHFSLLYPSELLDQNLPDQALAIAREAGHLEEEGWRLRKDGTRFWASVVVTPMTGPGGEIRGYSVITRDLSERRRQDEMLRMSEERFRLLVEGVKDYAIFMLDPGGHVVSWNLGAQKNKGYEASEIIGQHFSKFYPAELAASGWPEQELRYALRDGRFEDEGWRIRKDGSRFWASVVITALHDATGKHRGFAKVTRDLTERRRVTALEDEGRRVTNFLAMLGHELRNPLAPISNALELLKREKTDSAVVAHTRDIIGRQLRQMTRLVDDLLDVGRITSGKIHLENKPVRLRDAIAQAIEAARPLIESKSQALHLEMRDADPWIAGDNARVIQIVSNLIHNAAKFTQDGGNIHVSLSRIGTDVDISVRDDGPGIQPKDLHRIFDLFVQGEQNMARSQGGLGLGLSLVQQLTTLHGGRVSAFSTGRTGEGSEFVVQFPAVQAPIATIEAQPRPLGEQRVLVVDDNTDAAETMALLLEALGYKSSVAHGGLAAIEAVKAQDPDVVLLDIGLPDLSGHEVARRLRAEMINPPPLIAVTGYGQASDRENSLEAGFRAHLTKPVDVDKLSALLERLLEPPPPRSKAA
- a CDS encoding PAS domain-containing protein, whose product is MRLPLSLSRSSQSRFSLRARLSAGVVAIVFLTTFGVTTAALYFVKRNMQAAIADEQLERISAIADAVDQKFLSRRTLLKTFGDSVESHDFTNPEGLQDLVMQHKSLKEAFDNVAFVDTDGKLVANLNGAHQIGRVNIKDREYFQRTMAAKAGVISAPYRNRLNGLAQIAMTEPVLDRQGNVAYVISASINLNEQNFLGELANVKFGKTGYMFITNTDGIVVDHPDKSRLLQHVNADGRSNAAAERAIAGHEGTIEAVNRKGVRGLYAFKPIHQTNWVLGAMYPRDEAFARIDQIERFAWAGVLLLTLAAGTIAFATARSQLAPLSRLREHMQVSRAAAVYEPMKGEPPRDEVGDLSRTFDSLMQERQAAQERVLSSERFLRDVTDNLPAVVAYFDSEQRCLFANKAGLGMRGRTRADIGRMTIQESLPDTVYQQLVPHIAKVLAGTPTRVEGTYDRNGKEGFFECHLAPDFRDGGVLAGFYVMTFDITRQKVAERERAAGEARVRTITDNLPALVSHVDASLRFTFVNEHLRALFDDIELVGKLLPDVRGPEDFKAVEPYVRRVLAGEAVTFEKKGDPARGIGQRWYQSHYVPDRNTDGTVRGFYGMTFDITERKQAEMRSAESERRLRGLTDNVPALLTELDREERVVFCNGRYETWLGISPASMMNRPIREIIGDAHYEMRKPLLARAFAGEVVSFEQTAKLLIGERTLQTTYLPQKNAQGEVVGLYVLANDVSDLKQKQLQLDVLAREDALTGLPNRRSFEEHVRDAMARSRRSGLPVCLLFLDIDYFKTINDSLGHAAGDAVLKEFGRRLRHSVRDTDMAARYAGDEFVILLEGVAGAAEAQVVAGKVLAAMRPPFNLPGRILYATTSIGVALSEEDEDFASLFVRADTALYAAKKEGKNRFMMAAPRADASWPRPEPYSA